TTATTCCTTTTATAGTGATTAGCCGTTACGTACACAGCGTGCCGGTAAGCGAAACGCTGCAAAATAATAACGTGGTGCTCTCGCCTCGGCAGATGCTTAAAGATAAAGCGCTGATGTATTTCACCTGCTCGGCGTTTCTCGGATCTTTAGTATTTGGCTCTTTTGCCGCCTGTTTATCGCAGTACGCGATTGCGATTTCTGATTCCGACCTTGCGCAAAAAGTGGTGGGCGTGGTGCTGCCGGTGAATGCGTTTGTGGTGGTCGTTTTCCAGTATGTTGTCGGGAAACGTATTCGCCCGGACAACATTCAAAAATTGATGGCTTACGGCACGCTATTTTTTATCTGCGGACTGGGCGGCTTTATGATTTCGGGGGATAACCTGGTTTTGTGGGGGATCTCTGCGGCGGTATTTACCCTGGGCGAGCTCATTTATGCGCCGGGTGAATATATGCTGGTGGACAACATCGCTCCGGCCGGACTGAAAGCCAGTTACTTCTCGGCACAACAACTCGGCTGGCTAGGCGGCGCATGTAACCCGCTGTTCACCGGTTTAATGCTGACCTGGCTGCCGCCTTATATGCTGTTTGTTGTGCTGATGGTCGCCATCGCGCTGGCGTATTGGATGGTGGTGAGAGGAATAGCGGTGAAACCGCAGGCCGTGTTTGCCGATTAAGCGGGGGATGTCGCTTGCGCTTATCCACCCGCCAATTAACATTATTTCAATATCTTACGGTACTGAATAAATCCAGGCTTATCCGCTAACGTATCGTATAACGCCTGGCCTGCCGCATTGGTTTCATGAGTATGCCAGTAGACCCGCTCACAGCCTTTCGCCTGAGCATGCTGATAAACCGCTTCGATGAGTGCTCGCCCTACGCCTTTTCCGCGTGATTCTGGCGCGGTGAACAGATCCTCAAGATAACAATGATCTTCCGCAGACCAGGTGCCACGATGGTAAACCATGTGCACAATACCCAACATTTTCCCCTGCTCATCAAACGCGCCGAGAGCAAACATGGGTTCGCGGGCATCAAGCATACGAGCCCATGTCAGTTGCGTAATCTCATCGCGAAGTTGTGCATTATAAAATGTCAGATAACCTTGCCAAAGCACGGCCCACTGGGCGTAATCGCGAGCTTCAAGCGCTCTGACTTGCGCCATGTTGCGTGAAACGCCAGAACGGTTGTTCACCAGACTCTCACGAATCTGCACTAGCCCCTGTTTTTGCACACCGTCAGGCATATTTTCAACGGAGAGCCAGGTTTCAAAAGCTTGCCCGATGAGCGGCCATTCGCTATCGAGAATAGAAAACCACGCGGTGTCACGGGTGCGCTGTTTATACACCACAGCCTGGCGGAACAGACCTTCGTAACGGAAACCAAGGCGAATCGCGGCATGGCGTGACGGCCCATTCAGGCTGTCGCATTTCCACTCATAACGACGATAACCCAAACCAAACGCATACTTCATCAGGAGATAATGGGCTTCGGTAGCCTGAACGGTACGCTGTAGTCGCGGGGAATACATCACGAATCCAACTTCCACCGCGCCGTTAGCCGGGTCGATACGCATCAGTGAAAGCGTGCCCAGCGCATTTCCGCTTTGCACATCCACCACCGCGTAATGCAGCGGGTCGCGGCTTTGGGCAGCGCTATCAATAAAAGCGGAAAATTGGTGTGAATCAGCAAACGGCCCGACGCTCAAATACGTCCAGCCGCGACTGTCCTGAGCGGAACGCCACGCCGACCATAACGCTGCGGTATGGTGGGTTGCCAGCGGCTCCAGACGGCAAAAACGCCCTTCCAGAACCACGCGCTGCGGGCGCGGGCATGGCTGCCAATCCGGTAGCGCATTGCCAATGGGTTGTTGAAATTCGTTACTTGAGTCAGTCAAGGTAAACCGCCGGGTAAATGAGGATCACAGGGCAGTTACTTTTACATAATCATCCTCGTTTGAAAACCGTGCCGGTTGGCACGGCTTATAAGCTCAGAGAACGTTACAGATTTTGAGGGAAATCAGCGGGCAGTTGGCTGGCAGGACAGTTGATCACCGAATCATTATTTTCACCGCAATCCCGAACAAAGGTAATCGTTGCAAATTCATCAATAACTTCTGTTGGGTAAGCCGGGCCCGCATCACGATAGGCTTCCATCTCAGCAATATGTTCGTTTTGAAAACACACTGTTTTTTCCGGATTATTGATAACCCAACGCGGGAAAAATATCGTCCCGTGGAAAATTTTATCTTCCAGATTCACCATAAGGCTGACATCGGTTCCTGTGGGTTCGGTCCAGGAAATTTTATACACCGCTTTGGCAACGCGAACGATATAAGCATTTTGATCTTTTACCCAGCGATTACCCACAATCCCGCTGTGAATACGGTAGTCCAGAGTCGTGGCATTTTTGACGTAGATTTCATAATTCCAACCGTTGTCATACGTGTAGACAAGGTGTTTTCCTACAAAACCGCTCAAATCGTGTTTATCAAAGTTGCTCATGATTTATCTCCTTTTCATTTGATGAATCGAGTATAGCCATGTGCTCATTCGATAAATAACGCTATTATTGGTACAAATACATTTAAAAATTCGATGGGTTTATGGCCATGAAAACCACACTTGAGCAATGGCAGTTGCTCCAGGCCGTTGTCAATTATGGAAGCTTTGCGCGGGCGGCGCAGGAGTTTAACCGGAGCCAATCCTCTCTGAGTTATCAGCTTACATTGATGCAAGAGCGGTTGGGCGTATCGTTGCTAACCATTGTCGGGCGCAAGGCTGAACTTACGCCAGAAGGACAACAACTTTTAGCCCAGGCACAGCCTTTGCTCCAGAGTTTTCATGCGCTAGAAAATCGTGCGTCGGCATTAAAGCGTGGAGACCGTGCGCGTCTGGATTTAGTCGTAGACAGTATTTTCCCCAAAGCCTTCTTATTCAGTGCATTGCGCCATTTTCAGCAAACTTACCCGATGACGCAGGTTCATCTCACGGAAGTCCTGCGTAGCGAACGTTTGTCAGACTTAAAAAAGCGCGAAGCGGATGTGTACTTAGTGACTCAGACGGAAGATGTCGCCATGCGAGGAAAAGCGCTGATGGGCGTCACCTTTGTTGCTGTTGCTCATAAAGA
This genomic window from Buttiauxella gaviniae contains:
- a CDS encoding LysR family transcriptional regulator — protein: MAMKTTLEQWQLLQAVVNYGSFARAAQEFNRSQSSLSYQLTLMQERLGVSLLTIVGRKAELTPEGQQLLAQAQPLLQSFHALENRASALKRGDRARLDLVVDSIFPKAFLFSALRHFQQTYPMTQVHLTEVLRSERLSDLKKREADVYLVTQTEDVAMRGKALMGVTFVAVAHKEHPLWQLPAPFSRDDLARYPLIEIVDRVQQQLHSRQFAAAENWTFTAIEAAIEAVAHCVGYGWLPEEHIQPLLASGELLPLPLVQGARRTTQLYLMVNEERNVVDQEIALLVDLLSGDKER
- a CDS encoding phenolic acid decarboxylase — translated: MMSNFDKHDLSGFVGKHLVYTYDNGWNYEIYVKNATTLDYRIHSGIVGNRWVKDQNAYIVRVAKAVYKISWTEPTGTDVSLMVNLEDKIFHGTIFFPRWVINNPEKTVCFQNEHIAEMEAYRDAGPAYPTEVIDEFATITFVRDCGENNDSVINCPASQLPADFPQNL
- a CDS encoding GNAT family N-acetyltransferase; this encodes MAQVRALEARDYAQWAVLWQGYLTFYNAQLRDEITQLTWARMLDAREPMFALGAFDEQGKMLGIVHMVYHRGTWSAEDHCYLEDLFTAPESRGKGVGRALIEAVYQHAQAKGCERVYWHTHETNAAGQALYDTLADKPGFIQYRKILK
- the ydeE gene encoding efflux MFS transporter YdeE, with the translated sequence MVSLTTRFSGKQLSISVLLLSSLLLTVGRGLTLPFMTIYLSRQFGMPLKEIGMALTIALTAGVVFSLWFGILADKFDKKRYMLLSVIIFLGGFVAIPLVNNATLVVVFYSLINCAYSVFATVLKGYFSDTLEIHQKPKIFSLNYTFANIGWTVGPPIGTLAVLYSTNLPFWLSALTAIIPFIVISRYVHSVPVSETLQNNNVVLSPRQMLKDKALMYFTCSAFLGSLVFGSFAACLSQYAIAISDSDLAQKVVGVVLPVNAFVVVVFQYVVGKRIRPDNIQKLMAYGTLFFICGLGGFMISGDNLVLWGISAAVFTLGELIYAPGEYMLVDNIAPAGLKASYFSAQQLGWLGGACNPLFTGLMLTWLPPYMLFVVLMVAIALAYWMVVRGIAVKPQAVFAD